One genomic window of Microbaculum marinisediminis includes the following:
- a CDS encoding nucleotidyltransferase family protein → MVLAAGLGTRMRPLTETKPKPLVEVAGRPLIDHVLDRLAEAGVDRAVVNVHYLAGQIEAHLKDRRHPRVEFSDERALLLETGGGIVHAMPKLGDKPFFLLNTDSLWIDGTRPLLARLAEAWDESRMDALLVVASVVATSGYFGNGDFLLDAEGRLSRRPERITAPFVYTGCGILSPKLFDGAPEGPFSLNMLFDRAIEAERLYGLRLDGLWMHVGTPQAIGEAERMILESAM, encoded by the coding sequence ATGGTGCTTGCCGCGGGGCTGGGGACGCGCATGCGTCCGCTCACCGAGACGAAGCCGAAGCCGCTGGTCGAGGTCGCCGGCCGTCCGCTGATCGATCACGTGCTCGACCGCCTCGCCGAGGCCGGCGTCGACCGCGCCGTCGTCAACGTCCACTACCTCGCCGGCCAGATCGAGGCGCATCTGAAGGATCGCCGGCATCCGCGCGTCGAGTTTTCCGACGAGCGCGCGCTGCTGCTGGAGACCGGCGGCGGCATCGTCCATGCGATGCCGAAGCTCGGTGACAAGCCGTTCTTCCTGCTCAACACGGATTCGCTGTGGATCGACGGCACCCGGCCGCTGCTCGCGCGGCTGGCCGAAGCCTGGGACGAAAGCCGCATGGATGCGCTGCTGGTCGTCGCCTCGGTGGTCGCCACCTCCGGCTATTTCGGCAACGGCGACTTCCTGCTCGACGCCGAAGGCCGCCTCAGCCGCCGCCCCGAGCGCATCACCGCGCCCTTCGTCTACACCGGCTGCGGGATCCTGTCGCCGAAGCTGTTCGACGGCGCGCCCGAGGGGCCGTTCTCGCTCAACATGCTGTTCGACCGGGCGATCGAGGCCGAAAGGCTGTACGGTCTGAGGCTCGACGGCCTATGGATGCATGTCGGCACGCCGCAGGCGATCGGCGAGGCGGAGCGGATGATTCTCGAAAGCGCCATGTGA
- the tsaE gene encoding tRNA (adenosine(37)-N6)-threonylcarbamoyltransferase complex ATPase subunit type 1 TsaE: MIALADEAATARLAEAVGASARAGDVILLAGDLGAGKTAFARALVRSVAEDAALEVPSPTFTLVQTYDAGRLRIAHVDLYRIADPAEIDELGLEEFSRDGLVLVEWPERAGGLFDLDRLEIHLSVDPDAPEARTARLIGTGSWAGRLDRLVQVRDALRRLGFGDWHRRFLLGDASTRRYECLSSDGKAAILMDSPAMPDPGTGTVVYSRVAHLAETVTPFVAMARGLRHYGFSAPEIYAADLDAGVLVTEDLGRQGVLDADGKPIMSRYCAAIDVLAALHGIDLPDEIEASPGVVHHLPRYDHEAFLIEIALLVEWLVPLVTGAPLPGEAVDAFRALWDDLLFEIADPARGHTWVLRDYHSPNLLWLPRREGIARVGIIDMQDAVLGPAAYDVASLVFDARVDIDDRMWRELYARYVAERQIADPDFDAEGFACEFAILAAQRSTKILGIFARLALRDGKPGYLRHIPRVSGYLDHALSHPVLAGLKLWYDTHLPAERRKRVAV, encoded by the coding sequence GTGATCGCGCTTGCCGACGAGGCCGCCACGGCGCGCCTCGCCGAAGCCGTCGGCGCCTCCGCCAGGGCCGGCGACGTGATCCTGCTGGCCGGCGACCTCGGCGCCGGCAAGACCGCGTTCGCCCGCGCGCTGGTTCGCTCCGTGGCCGAAGATGCGGCGCTTGAGGTCCCGAGCCCGACCTTCACGCTCGTGCAGACCTACGACGCCGGACGGCTGCGCATCGCCCATGTCGATCTCTACCGCATCGCCGACCCCGCCGAGATCGACGAACTCGGCCTCGAGGAGTTCTCGCGCGACGGCCTGGTGCTGGTCGAGTGGCCGGAACGGGCCGGCGGCCTGTTCGATTTAGACCGCCTCGAGATCCATCTGTCCGTCGATCCCGATGCCCCCGAGGCCCGCACGGCGCGTCTGATCGGGACGGGAAGCTGGGCTGGCCGCCTCGACCGTCTCGTCCAGGTGCGCGACGCGCTTCGGCGTCTGGGCTTTGGCGACTGGCACAGGCGCTTCCTGCTGGGCGACGCCTCGACGCGGCGCTACGAATGCCTTTCCAGCGACGGCAAGGCGGCGATCCTGATGGATTCCCCGGCGATGCCCGATCCGGGCACCGGCACCGTCGTCTACAGCCGTGTCGCCCATCTGGCGGAGACGGTGACGCCCTTCGTGGCGATGGCGCGCGGCCTGAGGCACTACGGTTTCTCGGCCCCGGAGATCTATGCGGCGGATCTCGATGCCGGCGTCCTCGTCACCGAGGATCTCGGCCGCCAGGGCGTGCTCGATGCCGACGGCAAGCCGATCATGAGCCGCTACTGCGCGGCGATCGACGTCCTCGCGGCGCTGCACGGCATCGACCTGCCCGATGAGATCGAGGCCTCTCCCGGCGTCGTCCATCACCTGCCGCGATACGACCACGAGGCGTTCCTGATCGAGATCGCACTGCTGGTCGAATGGCTCGTGCCGCTCGTGACCGGCGCGCCGCTGCCGGGCGAGGCGGTCGACGCATTTCGCGCGCTCTGGGACGATCTGTTGTTCGAGATCGCCGATCCGGCCCGCGGCCACACCTGGGTCCTGCGCGACTATCATTCGCCGAACCTGCTGTGGCTGCCCCGGCGCGAAGGCATCGCGCGGGTCGGCATCATCGACATGCAGGACGCGGTGTTGGGGCCGGCGGCCTACGATGTCGCCTCGCTGGTGTTCGACGCCCGCGTCGATATCGACGATCGGATGTGGCGGGAGCTCTACGCCCGCTATGTCGCCGAGCGGCAGATCGCCGATCCGGATTTCGACGCGGAGGGCTTCGCCTGCGAATTCGCCATCCTCGCCGCCCAGCGCAGCACGAAGATCCTAGGCATCTTCGCGCGTCTGGCCCTGCGCGACGGCAAGCCGGGATACCTGCGCCACATTCCGCGCGTTTCCGGTTATCTCGACCATGCGCTCTCCCACCCGGTTCTCGCCGGGCTCAAGCTCTGGTACGACACCCATCTTCCGGCTGAACGGCGCAAACGGGTGGCGGTCTGA
- a CDS encoding sensor histidine kinase, with product MRPKRRQMGDGGVAPTLALCLAWLSPMPALAQSGASARTEIAEAVTSLRGRVVDSAASIPQETLAALSLFLGILFFAVLAAVLFVRTRARLQAVERGAREQIGELSARVERAEGLLAVDQNVLVVWPPADEAPEIKCDPGPSRVLPARRGDVLAFGKWLDADSAFELERLVTGLRARGESFNVMLRTRARGDAEPGHVEADGRSVGGRAVLRMRDLAGQRRELAGIHDRLKRLSRDVEGLHALMNVVPMPAWLRDAGGKLVWANDAYARAVGAGDLKAAIEADTPLLDDAARAQVEETRKAGGIAHRQVPVSVRGGDRVHEVWDVRAERFNAGIAVDVNELDRLRHQLGTRDSIHARTLDQVSTAVAVFGADRRLVFNNRSFRQLWALDEPFLDSRPGFDEILDRLRAAGRIQEPGEYRRWRDDQLAIFGSDRGADGGEPMRQTLWHLPDGRAFRVVLARQGDGAVSALFEDVTASIDLESRFVALTQVQRETIDSLDEGIAVFGTDGRLKLHNPAFATIWSLSGDDLDGEPHVEAVIGWCRDLYDDDTVWASLRAVVTGLLDSRESVSVRMERPDRSIVDLRAVPLPDGATLVVFTDVSDSARIERALRDRNEALMTAARIKNEFVHKVSYELRAPLTNIIGFAQLMSDGEPGALSERQREYSGYILSSSSALLAIINDILDLATIDAGVMELDIGDVDIRAAVEAVTDGLQDRLKESEIALDIDVPEDIGSFEADEKRIRQILFNLLSNAVGFSDPGQSVRITCRRNGGYHIVFAVSDTGPGIPDEVRRTVFERFESHSLGTRHRGAGLGLSIVKSFVELHGGSVDLETRPGQGTVVTCTFPARQPERAMSHDDEEAFEAEVHTFDRAPQTGMTIAGADARTGRSERQERR from the coding sequence ATGAGACCAAAGCGGCGGCAGATGGGCGACGGTGGCGTCGCTCCGACGCTCGCCTTGTGTCTCGCCTGGCTGAGTCCAATGCCGGCCTTGGCACAGTCCGGCGCGTCGGCGCGGACCGAGATCGCCGAAGCGGTCACCTCCCTTCGCGGCCGCGTGGTCGATTCCGCCGCCAGCATTCCACAGGAGACGCTGGCCGCTCTCAGCCTGTTTCTCGGCATTCTGTTCTTTGCGGTTCTGGCGGCGGTCCTGTTCGTGCGCACGCGTGCGCGGCTTCAGGCGGTCGAGCGCGGTGCCCGCGAGCAGATCGGCGAGCTGAGCGCGCGGGTGGAACGGGCCGAGGGCCTCTTGGCCGTCGACCAGAACGTGCTCGTGGTCTGGCCACCGGCGGACGAGGCGCCGGAGATCAAGTGCGATCCCGGTCCGTCCCGGGTCCTGCCGGCCCGGCGCGGCGACGTCCTCGCCTTCGGAAAATGGCTCGACGCGGATTCCGCGTTCGAGCTCGAGCGCCTCGTGACCGGCCTGCGCGCGCGCGGCGAGAGCTTCAACGTCATGCTGCGCACCCGCGCGCGCGGCGATGCGGAGCCCGGCCACGTCGAGGCGGACGGCCGCTCCGTCGGCGGCCGCGCCGTGTTGCGCATGCGCGATCTCGCCGGCCAGCGCCGCGAGCTCGCCGGGATCCACGACCGGCTCAAGCGGCTCAGCCGCGACGTCGAGGGCCTGCATGCGCTGATGAACGTCGTTCCCATGCCGGCCTGGCTCAGGGATGCCGGCGGCAAGCTCGTCTGGGCCAACGACGCCTATGCCCGCGCCGTCGGCGCCGGCGACCTGAAGGCGGCGATCGAGGCGGATACGCCGCTTCTCGACGACGCGGCGCGCGCCCAGGTCGAGGAAACCCGCAAGGCTGGCGGCATCGCGCACCGGCAGGTGCCGGTGTCGGTCCGCGGCGGCGACCGGGTGCACGAAGTCTGGGACGTCCGGGCCGAGCGCTTCAATGCCGGCATCGCCGTCGACGTGAACGAGCTCGACCGGTTGCGCCATCAGCTCGGCACGCGCGATTCCATCCACGCGCGCACGCTCGACCAGGTCTCCACCGCCGTCGCCGTGTTCGGCGCCGACCGCCGCCTCGTCTTCAACAACCGCTCGTTCCGCCAGCTCTGGGCTCTCGACGAGCCGTTCCTCGACAGCCGTCCCGGCTTCGACGAGATCCTCGACCGGCTGCGCGCCGCCGGCCGCATCCAGGAGCCCGGCGAGTATCGCCGCTGGCGCGACGACCAGCTTGCCATCTTCGGCTCGGATCGCGGCGCCGACGGCGGCGAGCCGATGCGTCAGACGCTCTGGCATCTGCCCGACGGGCGCGCCTTCCGCGTCGTGCTGGCGCGCCAGGGCGACGGGGCCGTCTCGGCGCTGTTCGAGGACGTCACCGCGTCGATCGACCTGGAAAGCCGATTCGTGGCGCTCACCCAGGTTCAGCGCGAGACCATCGATAGCCTCGATGAAGGCATCGCCGTGTTCGGCACCGACGGGCGGCTGAAACTGCATAACCCGGCCTTCGCGACGATCTGGAGCCTCTCCGGCGACGACCTCGATGGCGAGCCACATGTTGAGGCGGTCATCGGCTGGTGTCGCGACCTCTACGATGACGACACCGTGTGGGCCTCCCTGCGGGCGGTCGTCACCGGCCTGCTCGATTCGCGCGAATCCGTGTCGGTGCGGATGGAGCGTCCCGACCGCTCGATCGTCGACCTGCGCGCCGTGCCGCTGCCCGACGGGGCGACGCTCGTCGTGTTCACCGATGTCAGCGATTCCGCCCGCATCGAGCGCGCCCTGCGCGACCGCAACGAGGCGCTGATGACGGCGGCGCGGATCAAGAACGAGTTCGTGCACAAGGTGTCCTACGAGCTCAGGGCGCCGCTCACCAACATCATCGGCTTCGCCCAGCTGATGAGCGACGGCGAGCCCGGGGCGCTGAGCGAGCGCCAGCGCGAATATTCCGGATACATCCTGTCGTCGTCGAGCGCGCTGCTGGCGATCATCAACGACATTCTCGACCTGGCCACGATCGACGCCGGCGTCATGGAGCTCGATATCGGCGACGTCGATATCCGCGCCGCCGTCGAGGCCGTCACCGACGGCCTGCAGGACCGGCTCAAGGAATCCGAGATCGCGCTGGATATCGACGTGCCCGAGGACATCGGCAGTTTCGAGGCCGACGAGAAGCGCATCCGCCAGATCCTGTTCAACCTTCTGTCCAACGCGGTCGGTTTCTCCGACCCCGGCCAGTCGGTGCGGATCACTTGCCGGCGCAATGGTGGCTATCACATCGTGTTCGCCGTGTCGGACACGGGGCCGGGCATACCCGACGAGGTCCGCCGCACCGTTTTCGAGCGCTTCGAGAGCCATTCGCTCGGCACCCGCCATCGCGGCGCCGGGCTCGGGCTGTCGATCGTCAAGAGCTTCGTCGAGCTGCACGGCGGCTCGGTCGACCTGGAGACCCGCCCGGGACAGGGGACCGTGGTCACCTGCACCTTCCCGGCGCGCCAGCCCGAACGCGCGATGTCGCATGACGACGAGGAGGCGTTCGAGGCTGAAGTCCACACCTTCGATCGGGCGCCGCAGACCGGTATGACGATTGCCGGCGCGGATGCGCGCACCGGGCGCAGCGAGCGCCAGGAACGGCGCTGA
- a CDS encoding HPr family phosphocarrier protein: MTDLDNSAAGADSDDRLRRIVRICNQRGLHARASAKFVKLAGAFDAEVTVSRDDQTVAGTSIMGLLVLGASPGCEIEIAATGPQAEKALDELAALVEAGFHES, from the coding sequence ATGACCGATCTCGACAACAGCGCCGCCGGCGCCGATAGCGACGACCGTCTGCGCCGGATCGTCAGGATCTGCAATCAGCGCGGCCTTCACGCCCGCGCGTCCGCCAAGTTCGTCAAGCTCGCAGGCGCCTTCGACGCCGAAGTCACGGTGTCCCGCGATGACCAGACGGTTGCCGGCACATCCATCATGGGTTTGCTGGTCCTGGGGGCGTCGCCGGGCTGCGAGATCGAGATCGCGGCGACCGGGCCGCAGGCCGAAAAGGCCCTCGACGAACTCGCCGCGCTCGTCGAAGCGGGTTTCCACGAGAGTTGA
- a CDS encoding PTS sugar transporter subunit IIA, which yields MIGLVVVTHGRLAAEFRAALEHVVGPQDHFETISIGPDDDMERRRNDILAAVSRVDDGAGVIILTDMFGGTPSNLAISVMESARVEVVAGVNLPMLIKLASIRGDTALADAGAMARDAGRKYISVASEVLSGNGK from the coding sequence ATGATCGGTCTCGTCGTCGTCACCCACGGCCGCCTCGCTGCGGAATTTAGAGCAGCCCTCGAGCACGTTGTCGGTCCCCAGGACCACTTTGAAACCATATCGATCGGTCCCGACGACGACATGGAACGCCGGCGCAACGATATTCTCGCCGCCGTGTCCCGGGTCGACGACGGCGCCGGCGTGATCATACTCACCGACATGTTCGGCGGAACGCCGTCCAATCTGGCCATCTCGGTGATGGAAAGTGCGCGGGTCGAGGTCGTCGCCGGCGTCAACCTGCCGATGCTGATCAAGCTCGCCAGCATTCGCGGAGACACCGCGCTCGCCGACGCTGGCGCCATGGCCCGCGACGCGGGCCGGAAATACATCAGCGTCGCCAGCGAGGTCCTTTCGGGCAACGGCAAGTAG
- a CDS encoding HPr kinase/phosphorylase: MTRSTDDRPPDRRPLPLVQATCVLIGAGAVLIRGAPGSGKSALAAALLARDGTRLPVRLVADDAVSVVARGDRLVAIAPEPIRGLMEMRGVGILPGPHEPRAVVRLVVDMVAPDRVERLPGPAEATVAIAGVALPRIAVPAGDAAATGRVLAVLERIAAGTWNGIRTGNRSANSTDRRGGGPSNDLGDDPETGPTPRIRA; this comes from the coding sequence ATGACCCGCTCCACGGACGACCGCCCCCCCGACCGGCGGCCCCTGCCGCTCGTCCAGGCGACCTGCGTGCTGATCGGCGCCGGCGCGGTGCTGATCCGCGGCGCGCCCGGCAGCGGCAAGTCCGCCCTCGCCGCCGCCCTTCTCGCCCGCGACGGGACGCGCCTGCCCGTTCGCCTCGTCGCCGACGATGCCGTGTCCGTGGTTGCCCGCGGCGACCGCCTCGTGGCGATCGCGCCGGAGCCGATCCGCGGCCTGATGGAAATGCGCGGCGTCGGGATCCTCCCCGGTCCGCACGAGCCGCGCGCGGTCGTGCGCCTCGTCGTCGACATGGTCGCGCCCGATCGCGTCGAACGGTTGCCCGGTCCCGCCGAGGCGACGGTCGCGATCGCCGGAGTCGCGCTGCCGCGCATCGCCGTGCCGGCGGGCGATGCGGCCGCGACCGGCAGGGTGCTGGCCGTGCTGGAACGGATCGCCGCCGGCACCTGGAACGGGATTCGGACGGGAAATCGGAGCGCGAATTCGACGGACCGCCGGGGGGGCGGTCCGTCTAACGATTTGGGCGACGATCCGGAGACGGGACCAACCCCGCGCATTCGGGCTTGA
- a CDS encoding sensor histidine kinase: MAVEAERGWRAGQEDEVRTEQADAGEAAGRRRYVRRFFGDYVFSSLTKRIAILNLAGLVAMVSAILYLNQFREGLIDARVESLLTQGEIIAGAIAASGAYDPDALRVDPEIFFELGAGQSVSPTEEQLGVVDFLINPEQVAPILRRLISPTRTRARIYDRDGFLILDSRHIFSRGQILRYELPAPGGNERNVFERAWEALRLWLRRGELPLYEEIGADGGRSYAEVDAALNGSSASVVRVNDKGEMIVSVAVPIQRFRAVHGALLLSTQGGDIDSIVAAERMAILRIFLVAAVVTLGLSILLASTIAGPVHRLAAAAERVRYGTRARAEIPDFTDRNDEIGHLSRALRSMTRALYQRIEAIESFAADVAHELKNPLTSLRSAVETLPLARTEEDRERLLAIVQQDVKRLNRLITDISDASRLDAELARTEAEPVDIVELLETVVTLANEMRREGQAEVKLTIAKPASPSDYFVIGHDTRLGQVVNNLVDNAKSFSPADGTVHVSTRRVRDEVEIVVDDDGPGIPAETAHRIFERFYTDRGEREAFGNHSGLGLSISRQIVEALGGRITAENRISSGEKDGKPAGSVLGARFVVRLPAAGRKAS; encoded by the coding sequence ATGGCTGTGGAGGCGGAACGGGGCTGGCGGGCCGGACAGGAAGACGAGGTCCGTACGGAGCAGGCGGACGCGGGCGAGGCCGCCGGCCGGCGGCGCTATGTCCGCCGCTTCTTCGGCGACTACGTCTTCTCCAGCCTGACGAAGCGCATCGCCATCCTGAACCTCGCCGGTCTGGTGGCGATGGTCTCGGCCATCCTCTATCTCAACCAGTTCCGCGAGGGCCTGATCGACGCCCGCGTGGAGAGCCTGCTCACTCAGGGCGAGATCATCGCCGGCGCCATCGCCGCCTCCGGCGCCTACGATCCCGACGCGCTCAGGGTCGACCCCGAGATCTTTTTCGAGCTCGGCGCGGGGCAGAGCGTCTCGCCGACCGAGGAACAGCTCGGCGTCGTCGACTTCCTGATCAATCCCGAGCAGGTCGCGCCGATCCTGCGGCGCCTGATCTCGCCGACGCGCACGCGGGCGCGCATCTATGACCGCGACGGCTTCCTGATCCTCGATTCCCGCCACATCTTCTCGCGCGGCCAGATCCTGCGCTACGAGCTGCCCGCCCCCGGCGGCAACGAGCGGAACGTGTTCGAGCGCGCCTGGGAGGCGCTGCGCCTGTGGCTGCGCCGCGGCGAATTGCCGCTCTACGAGGAGATCGGCGCGGACGGCGGCCGCAGCTACGCCGAGGTCGACGCCGCGCTGAACGGCTCCTCGGCGAGCGTCGTGCGCGTCAACGACAAGGGCGAGATGATCGTCTCGGTGGCGGTGCCGATCCAGCGCTTCCGCGCCGTGCACGGCGCCTTGCTGCTGTCGACCCAGGGCGGCGACATCGACTCGATCGTCGCCGCCGAGCGCATGGCGATCCTGCGCATCTTCCTGGTCGCCGCCGTCGTCACGCTGGGCCTGTCGATCCTGCTCGCCTCGACGATCGCCGGTCCCGTGCACCGTCTCGCCGCCGCCGCCGAGCGCGTGCGCTACGGCACCAGGGCGCGGGCCGAGATCCCCGATTTCACCGACCGCAACGACGAAATCGGCCACCTGTCGCGGGCGCTGCGGTCGATGACGCGCGCGCTCTACCAGCGCATCGAGGCGATCGAGAGCTTCGCCGCCGATGTCGCCCACGAGCTGAAGAACCCGCTCACCTCGCTGAGGAGCGCGGTGGAGACCCTGCCGCTGGCGCGCACCGAGGAGGACCGCGAACGCCTGCTCGCCATCGTCCAGCAGGACGTCAAGCGCCTCAACCGGCTGATCACCGACATCTCCGACGCGTCCCGCCTCGACGCCGAGCTCGCCCGCACGGAGGCCGAGCCGGTCGATATCGTCGAGTTGCTGGAGACGGTCGTGACCCTGGCCAACGAGATGCGCCGCGAAGGCCAGGCCGAGGTCAAGCTGACCATCGCCAAGCCCGCGAGCCCCTCCGACTACTTCGTCATCGGCCACGACACCCGCCTCGGCCAGGTCGTCAACAACCTCGTCGACAATGCCAAGTCGTTCTCGCCCGCCGACGGCACCGTGCACGTGTCGACGCGGCGGGTGCGCGACGAGGTCGAGATCGTCGTCGACGACGACGGCCCGGGCATCCCGGCGGAGACCGCACACCGCATCTTCGAGCGCTTCTACACCGACCGCGGCGAGCGCGAGGCCTTCGGCAACCATTCCGGCCTCGGCCTGTCGATCTCGCGCCAGATCGTCGAGGCGCTCGGCGGCCGGATCACCGCCGAGAACCGGATCTCGAGCGGCGAAAAGGACGGCAAGCCTGCCGGATCCGTGCTCGGCGCCCGCTTCGTCGTCCGCCTCCCGGCCGCCGGCCGGAAGGCATCATGA
- a CDS encoding response regulator transcription factor — MPTIALVDDDRNILTSVSMTLESEGYRILTYTDGASALEGLSATPPDLAILDIKMPRMDGMELLRRLRQKSEMPVIFLTSKDEEIDELFGLKMGADDFIRKPFSQRLLVERVKAVLRRAGAREATAPREEGSKAIERGQLMMDPERHTCTWDARPVTLTVTEFLILQALAQRPGVVKSRNALMDAAYDDQVYVDDRTIDSHIKRLRKKFKAVDTSFDMIETLYGVGYRFKEN; from the coding sequence ATGCCGACAATCGCCCTCGTCGACGACGATCGCAACATCCTGACCTCGGTGTCCATGACGCTGGAATCCGAGGGCTACAGGATTCTGACGTACACCGACGGTGCCTCGGCGCTCGAAGGCCTCAGCGCCACGCCGCCCGATCTCGCCATCCTCGACATCAAGATGCCGCGCATGGACGGCATGGAGCTTCTGCGCCGGCTGCGCCAGAAATCCGAGATGCCCGTCATCTTCCTCACCTCCAAGGACGAGGAGATCGACGAACTGTTCGGGCTCAAGATGGGCGCCGACGATTTCATCCGCAAACCGTTCTCCCAGCGCCTGCTTGTCGAGCGCGTCAAGGCGGTGCTGCGCCGCGCCGGCGCCCGCGAGGCCACTGCCCCGCGCGAGGAGGGCTCCAAGGCGATCGAGCGCGGCCAGCTGATGATGGATCCCGAGCGCCACACCTGCACCTGGGACGCCAGGCCGGTGACGCTGACCGTCACCGAGTTCCTGATCCTGCAGGCGCTCGCCCAGCGCCCCGGCGTGGTCAAGAGCCGCAATGCGCTGATGGACGCGGCCTATGACGACCAGGTCTATGTCGACGATCGCACGATCGACAGCCACATCAAGCGGCTCCGCAAGAAGTTCAAGGCGGTCGATACGAGCTTCGACATGATCGAAACGCTCTACGGTGTCGGCTACCGCTTCAAGGAGAACTGA
- a CDS encoding HugZ family protein, with product MNDTKTERPFDAVSSAREVMRLALIGSLATLDAQGRPYASLVTTATTIAGEPILLLSKLAVHTQNLDRDPRASLLLVGPGGETGDPLAGARVSLTGTVARDDDDHLERRFLARHPEAAGYAGFADFAFYRFTVDSGHLVAGFGRIVDIPAADLLVDVEKGLAETESGAVSHMNEDHADALRLYATQLLGLGDGPWRAVGLDPLGLDMLCGTTPARLDFPAPVTNGGDLRSTLATLARKARSDAA from the coding sequence ATGAACGATACCAAAACAGAGCGCCCCTTCGACGCGGTTTCGAGCGCCCGCGAGGTGATGCGGCTGGCGCTGATCGGGAGCCTCGCGACCCTGGACGCGCAGGGCCGGCCCTATGCCTCGCTGGTCACCACGGCGACCACGATCGCCGGGGAACCGATCCTGCTTTTGTCGAAACTGGCCGTGCACACGCAGAATCTCGACCGCGATCCGCGCGCGTCGCTGCTTCTGGTCGGTCCGGGCGGGGAAACCGGCGATCCGCTGGCCGGCGCGCGGGTTTCGCTGACGGGCACGGTCGCCCGCGACGACGACGACCACCTCGAGCGCCGGTTCCTGGCCCGCCATCCGGAAGCCGCGGGCTATGCCGGCTTCGCCGATTTCGCCTTCTATCGGTTCACGGTGGACAGCGGGCATCTGGTCGCCGGATTCGGGCGGATCGTCGACATTCCGGCCGCGGATCTGCTGGTCGATGTCGAAAAGGGGCTCGCCGAGACGGAATCGGGCGCGGTTTCGCACATGAACGAGGACCATGCCGACGCGCTGCGCCTCTATGCCACGCAGCTTCTCGGTCTGGGCGACGGGCCCTGGCGGGCGGTCGGCCTCGACCCGCTGGGCCTCGACATGCTGTGCGGAACCACGCCGGCCCGGCTCGATTTCCCCGCTCCGGTCACCAATGGGGGAGACCTCCGCTCCACCCTTGCGACGCTTGCCCGAAAGGCGCGGTCGGATGCCGCATAA